The genomic DNA GAGAAACTGCGCGTGCTGCTGGCTGACGTCAAACCGAACGGCGCGCTGCCCGCGATCAGCTTCGGCATTGGCGAACCCAAGCACCCCACGCCCGAGTTCATCAAGACGGCGCTGTCGAATGCACTGCAGGGACTGGCGAATTATCCCACAACGGCCGGATCCGATGCACTACGACAGTGCATGGCCGCGTGGCTCCAGCGCCGCTACAACCTGCCAGCTGTCAACGCCGCCACCCAGGTGCTGCCGGTGACCGGCTCGCGCGAGGCGCTGTTCGCCTTCGCCCAGACCGTGGTCGACGCCAGCCAGCCTGGCGCGCTGGTGCTGTGCCCCAACCCGTTCTACCAGATCTACGAAGGCGCGGCCCTCCTGGCCGGCGCCACCCCGGTGTTCGCTAACAGCGACCCGGCGCGCAACTTGCGCCCGCCTTCGATCGCATCCCTGCCGAGACCTGGGCCAAGGTGCAACTGGTTTTCGTGTGCTCTCCGGGCAACCCGACCGGCGCCGTGCTGTCGCTGGAAGACTGGCGCGAACTGTTCGCGCTGTCCGACCGCCATGGCTTCGTGATCGCCTCGGACGAGTGCTACTCGGAGATTTACTTCAAGGAAGGCGAGCCGCCGCTGGGCGCGCTGGAAGCGGCGCACAAGCTGGGCCGCGCCGAGGGCGCCCATCCCTTCGAGCGCCTGGTGATGTTCTCCAGCCTGTCCAAGCGCTCCAATGTGCCGGGCCTGCGCTCGGGCTTCGTGGCTGGAGACGCCGCCCTGCTGAAGAAATTCCTGCTATACCGTACCTATCACGGCGGCGCCATGAACCCGGCGGTGCAGACCGCCAGCGTGGCGGCCTGGAACGACGAGGCCCATGTGCGCGACAATCGCGCCGCCTACGTGCGCAAGTTTGCCGAGGTCACGCCGATGCTGGCCGAGGTGCTGGGCGTGGCGCTGCCCGATGCCGGCTTCTACCTGTGGGCGGATGTCTCGCGCACCGGCCTGTCGGACACCGAGTTTGCCGCGCGGCTGCTGGCCGAGCAGAACGTCACCGTGCTGCCGGGCAGCTACCTGGCGCGCGAGGCCGACGGCATCAACCCGGGCGCCAACCGCGTGCGCATGGCGCTGGTGGCCACGCCCGAGGAATGCCTGGAAGGCGCGCGCCGCATCGTCGCCTTCTGCAAATCGCTGGGCTGAAACCAGAGGACGCGGGCGACGCGCACCGCACACACCGTATTTTGTTGTAGACAACGATCAACCACTGAAAAGACGCATATGACGCAAGCACTGCAAGCCCTGATCGACCAGGCATGGGAAGACCGCGCAAGCCTCTCGCCCAAGTCCGCCCCCAACGACATCCGCGAAGCCGTGGCCAACGTGATCGGCCAACTCGACACCGGCGCCCTGCGCGTGGCCCAGAAGCAAGGCAAGGAATGGATCGTCAACCAGTGGATCAAGAAGGCCGTGCTGCTGTCGTTCCGCCTGGAAGACAATGCGCCGATGTCCGCTGGCGGCTTCGCCCAGTTCTACGACAAGGTGCCGACCAAGTTCGCCAACTGGACCGCTGACGACTTCGCCAAGGGCGGCTTCCGCGTGGTGCCCCCGGCGGTAGCCCGCCGCGGCTCGTTCATCGCCAAGAACGCCGTGCTGATGCCCTCGTACGTCAACATCGGCGCCTACGTCGATGAAGGCACCATGGTCGACACCTGGGCCACCGTCGGCTCGTGCGCCCAGATCGGCAAGAACGTCCACCTGTCCGGCGGCGTCGGCATTGGCGGCGTGCTCGAGCCGCTGCAGGCCAACCCGGTCATCATCGAAGACAACTGCTTCATCGGCGCGCGCTCGGAAGTGGTCGAAGGCGTGATCGTGGAAGAAAACTCGGTGATCTCGATGGGCGTGTACCTCGGCCAGTCGACCAAGATCTATGACCGCGAAACCGGCGAGATCCACTACGGCCGCGTGCCGGCTGGCTCGGTGGTGGTGGCGGGCAACCTGCCCTCCAAGGATGGCAAGTACAGCCTGTACTGCGCCGTGATCGTCAAGAAGGTGGACGCGCAAACCCGCGCCAAGACCAGCCTGAACGACCTGCTGCGCGGCGACTGATCTCGCCCGCCGCATCGAG from Cupriavidus sp. D39 includes the following:
- the dapD gene encoding 2,3,4,5-tetrahydropyridine-2,6-dicarboxylate N-succinyltransferase, whose translation is MTQALQALIDQAWEDRASLSPKSAPNDIREAVANVIGQLDTGALRVAQKQGKEWIVNQWIKKAVLLSFRLEDNAPMSAGGFAQFYDKVPTKFANWTADDFAKGGFRVVPPAVARRGSFIAKNAVLMPSYVNIGAYVDEGTMVDTWATVGSCAQIGKNVHLSGGVGIGGVLEPLQANPVIIEDNCFIGARSEVVEGVIVEENSVISMGVYLGQSTKIYDRETGEIHYGRVPAGSVVVAGNLPSKDGKYSLYCAVIVKKVDAQTRAKTSLNDLLRGD